In Paenibacillus sp. FSL M7-0420, a single genomic region encodes these proteins:
- a CDS encoding sensor histidine kinase codes for MTYTRIKVLILLIPTVMVGIWEWVRHQFLMPYISMDTGNFLTPVLVFLCSIILLLPLFRLMERNQRELEQERAATGAMEAREALAKELHDGMAQSLFLLSVRIDRLEHSRKDGGISADSVDQIKKTVHEVNRYARQAIANLKVPVSGAESFSLERSIHEQLAAIAGEVMIEVSLDWYLEEQLLTPAEQAELLSCIREAIINVRKHTRAGRVSVSGHGNEQGWRVTVADDGAGIEHDDPFAVSGSYGLQIMRERSRSMGWRLDVQSGAGGTTVEITKGEVQDGTLPGADRR; via the coding sequence GTGACGTATACCCGAATTAAAGTGCTTATCCTGCTGATTCCAACGGTTATGGTCGGTATCTGGGAATGGGTGAGACACCAGTTCCTGATGCCGTACATCTCTATGGACACGGGGAACTTCTTAACACCTGTATTGGTATTTCTGTGCAGTATTATTCTGCTGCTGCCGCTCTTTCGCCTCATGGAGCGCAATCAGCGGGAGCTGGAGCAGGAGCGGGCGGCCACCGGAGCGATGGAAGCACGGGAGGCGTTGGCCAAAGAGCTGCATGACGGAATGGCCCAGTCCCTGTTCCTGCTCTCCGTGCGGATCGACCGGCTGGAGCATAGCCGCAAGGACGGCGGTATCAGCGCGGACAGTGTGGATCAGATCAAGAAGACTGTTCACGAGGTTAACCGTTATGCACGTCAGGCTATTGCCAATCTGAAGGTGCCGGTGAGCGGCGCGGAGAGCTTCTCGCTGGAGCGTTCTATCCATGAGCAGCTGGCGGCCATAGCCGGAGAAGTCATGATCGAGGTATCTCTCGATTGGTATCTGGAGGAACAGTTGCTGACGCCAGCGGAACAGGCAGAGCTGTTGTCCTGCATTCGTGAAGCGATTATCAATGTGCGTAAGCACACACGTGCCGGCAGGGTGTCCGTCTCGGGTCATGGGAATGAACAAGGCTGGCGTGTAACTGTTGCAGATGACGGTGCGGGGATTGAGCATGATGATCCTTTTGCGGTGAGCGGCAGCTATGGCCTACAGATTATGAGGGAACGGTCCCGCAGTATGGGCTGGAGATTGGATGTACAATCGGGGGCAGGCGGAACCACTGTAGAAATTACGAAGGGGGAGGTGCAGGATGGAACGCTGCCGGGTGCTGATCGTCGATGA
- a CDS encoding response regulator: MERCRVLIVDDHAHAREAMTEIVGLDERFEVIGAVASGAEAIVWTGQWMPDLILIDIEMPGMDGLETTRRIKLEYPYVRIVIVTVSDEISYLFEALKQGAQGYLLKNLAPSTWIEYLLAIVSEEVPLSRELAFQILKEFAVTSVKEEREALTAREKEILGCVSSGSTNKEIAATLGISEHTVKNHLKNILQKLQLQNRTQLTRYALEQGLASRERDFPGKR; encoded by the coding sequence ATGGAACGCTGCCGGGTGCTGATCGTCGATGACCATGCACATGCCCGTGAGGCAATGACCGAGATTGTGGGGCTGGATGAACGGTTTGAAGTAATCGGTGCCGTGGCCAGCGGAGCGGAGGCGATTGTCTGGACCGGGCAATGGATGCCGGATCTCATTCTGATCGATATCGAAATGCCGGGAATGGATGGTCTGGAGACCACGCGGCGCATCAAGCTGGAATATCCGTATGTCCGGATTGTCATCGTCACCGTGTCGGATGAGATCTCTTATCTGTTCGAAGCGCTTAAGCAGGGGGCGCAGGGGTATCTCCTGAAGAATCTGGCCCCGTCCACCTGGATCGAATACCTGCTGGCGATTGTAAGCGAGGAGGTGCCACTGAGCCGGGAGCTGGCGTTCCAGATTCTGAAGGAGTTCGCGGTCACCTCCGTCAAGGAGGAGCGGGAGGCATTAACGGCGCGGGAGAAGGAGATACTGGGCTGTGTATCCTCCGGGTCCACCAATAAGGAGATTGCCGCCACCCTCGGGATCTCCGAGCATACGGTCAAGAATCACCTGAAGAATATCCTGCAGAAGCTTCAGCTTCAGAACCGCACACAGCTTACCAGATATGCTCTGGAGCAGGGGCTGGCTTCGCGGGAGCGGGATTTTCCGGGGAAGAGATAG
- a CDS encoding DUF1775 domain-containing protein → MNRLFRKIAALAAPAAAALLLFAAVASAHVTVSPAQSSTGAWETYTLKVPSEKESATVQVDLRMPAGAEFKQYEATPGWEVTVEGNKVSWIAKDGGIQAGQFQRFYFTAKNPDSAGDIAWDAYQHYADGSLVQWSGEPGSESPHSITAIAEASGSADGGHGHGAADMSGSGTMTMDEHQAIVEKEGTGTSPMVYITLGISLVSFLLAAIALLRGKQE, encoded by the coding sequence TTGAATAGATTGTTTCGTAAAATAGCCGCATTGGCCGCACCGGCAGCCGCAGCATTACTATTGTTCGCAGCCGTGGCGAGTGCTCACGTAACCGTAAGTCCAGCCCAGTCCAGTACGGGGGCCTGGGAGACGTATACGCTGAAAGTGCCGTCTGAAAAAGAAAGCGCCACCGTGCAGGTGGATCTGCGGATGCCGGCAGGCGCGGAATTCAAGCAATACGAAGCCACTCCCGGCTGGGAGGTAACGGTTGAAGGGAATAAAGTGAGCTGGATTGCGAAGGACGGCGGCATCCAGGCCGGACAGTTTCAGCGCTTCTACTTCACAGCCAAGAACCCGGACTCCGCAGGCGATATTGCCTGGGATGCCTATCAGCATTATGCCGATGGCAGCCTGGTGCAATGGTCCGGCGAACCCGGCTCGGAATCCCCGCATTCCATCACGGCCATCGCTGAAGCCTCCGGCAGCGCCGACGGCGGCCACGGCCACGGTGCCGCAGACATGTCCGGCAGCGGCACCATGACCATGGACGAGCACCAGGCCATTGTGGAGAAGGAAGGCACCGGCACCTCGCCGATGGTTTACATTACCCTCGGCATCTCGCTGGTCTCCTTCCTGCTGGCAGCGATCGCTTTGCTTCGGGGGAAGCAGGAGTAG